The sequence CAAGTCCCTGTATGATTCCATTGCCTCCTTTGGTTTACCCTGATTGAAAAACCAATCCATGAATGTTGCATTAACTACCCCATCATAAACTGTGCAGCGCTCCTTCAACTCGTCAAACAACTCATTAGCCTTCTCCAAATTGCCtaaattcaagaaaccaaGAATCACATTATTATAAACCAAAGAATCTGCACCATGACCCTTGTGCAACATTTCACGAAGTAAATCCACCGCATCATTAATGCGTCCTGCATCAATCAGGCCCTTTGTTAGGTGGCGATAGGTGACAGCTGATGGGCTATAGGGAGCATTCTCTAAAATGTATTCATAAACTTTCAGTGCATCCTCTATCTCATTGGACTCACAGTGAGAAACAATGAGGTTATTATATGAAACAATGTTTGGTATGATATTGAACTGGCGAAAGAAGTATTGGAACAGGGCTTTAGCATCATTATAGCGCTTGGCTCGATACATTGCCGCAATTATGGCATTGCAAGTGAAGACAGTGGGGCGTATGGACTGGAATACAGACTGACGAGCAACATAGGAGGCGGAATCTAGGTCTCCCGCGCGAATAAGGGATTGGACACGGTTGTGTAGGTTGAGGCGGGGGCCCACGAGAGCAGAGGTGGAATCAGGGAGGCGGGGCTTGTCAGGGTTGTTGGCGTTGGGCGGAGGAGTTTGCGGGTTCGGGCGGAGGGCATAAAGCGGGGGCTCAATCCGGAGTCTCCGCTTGCGGCGGCGTCGTTCGGCTGCAGCTTCCTCCGCGGACGAGAATCCGTACGACCGTTGGGGGACAAAGGGCGCCGAAGCAGGGGCGGCGGCGCTGTTGGTAGTGGAGGAAATGGGGAAATGGGAATGATTAGATGCCGGGaagttggtggtggtggaagTTGGGAAGTGGGACTGATTTGGGGGTGCGGAGGTGGAAAACTGGGGGTTCTGATAATAATTTGACGATTCTGCGGAAGGGGCTGGGGCATGAGGATTGTAATGGTAATTTGATGCATCGGGGGAGTAGAAGTGATTAGGAGCGGCGGAGGTGGAGAACTGGGGGCTGTGATTATAATTTGAGGATTCAGCGGCAGGGGCGGTGATGTTAGGATTGTAGTGTGAATTGGAGGCATCAGGAGAGGGGGAATAGAAATGGTTAGGGACGGAGGGGGGATTAGGGTATTGGGGCTCCTGATTGGAGGTATGTGGAATGGGGGAATGGAAGGGGAAGGGGAAGGAATTGGAGGCGGAGGAGTATCGGCGGAGGGAGCGGACGAGGAGGAGGCGGCAGAGAgagatggtggtggtggagatgGAGACAGAATGGTGTGTATGTAGAGAGGTTTAGAAACCCTAGTTACCCAGAGTGCAGAAAGCTTAAACCCTTACTTTTGGTGGAGAAGACACCCACTCTGCTACTGCTCATATAACACACTCACACTCTCACTGTGTGTGCCTTTtcgagttaattattttttaattataaaaaaaaaaattattttatcataattatttttaaatatataacaaaaacatgacGAGTCGCGATTCGTCATTAAATAAATGCCGGAAAATGCAAAAGTTCCCAAGTCGGGAAACAAAATCCCGACTTGGGAACTTTTGCATTTTCCGGCATTTATTTAATGACGAATCGCGACTCgtcatgtttttgttatatatttaaaaataattatgataaaataattttttttttttataattaaaaaataattaactctgCGCTGCTGTGtatgtatgagtgtgtgtgtgagtttgTATTATGCGTAAGTGTGCATAGTAATATGGACAAGAGAGGCCCACCGCCTCATTCATTctacacactctctctctcctcaattctacaatatattatttatatatataatattattattttatatatttaattaaacttttctcgaAATACCCATTatgtccttcctaattttctaattaatataatttgctttcaaatattatagcgaactccaatttaatccgtacaagtttttattatatcccaaattcaatctataatttatttNNNNNNNNNNNNNNNNNNNNNNNNNNNNNNNNNNNNNNNNNNNNNNNNNNNNNNNNNNNNNNNNNNNNNNNNNNNNNNNNNNNNNNNNNNNNNNNNNNNNNNNNNNNNNNNNNNNNNNNNNNNNNNNNNNNNNNNNNNNNNNNNNNNNNNNNNNNNNNNNNNNNNNNNNNNNNNNNNNNNNNNNNNNNNNNNNNNNNNNNNNNNNNNNNNNNNNNNNNNNNNNNNNNNNNNNNNNNNNNNNNNNNNNNNNNNNNNNNNNNNNNNNNNNNNNNNNNNNNNNNNNNNNNNNNNNNNNNNNNNNNNNNNNNNNNNNNNNNNNNNNNNNNNNNNNNNNNNNNNNNNNNNNNNNNNNNNNNNNNNNNNNNNNNNNNNNNNNNNNNNNNNNNNNNNNNNNNNNNNNNNNNNNNNNNNNNNNNNNNNNNNNNNNNNNNNNNNNNNNNNNNNNNNNNNNNNNNNNNNNNNNNNNNNNNNNNNNNNNNNNNNNNNNNNNNNNNNNNNNNNNNNNNNNNNNNNNNNNNNNNNNNNNNNNNNNNNNNNNNNNNNNNNNNNNNNNNNNNNNNNNNNNNNNNNNNNNNNNNNNNNNNNNNNNNNNNNNNNNNNNNNNNNNNNNNNNNNNNNNNNNNNNNNNNNNNNNNNNNNNNNNNNNNNNNNNNNNNNNNNNNNNNNNNNNNNNNNNNNNNNNNNNNNNNNNNNNNNNNNNNNNNNNNNNNNNNNNNNNNNNNNNNNNNNNNNNNNNNNNNNNNNNNNNNNNNNNNNNNNNNNNNNNNNNNNNNNNNNNNNNNNNNNNNNNNNNNNNNNNNNNNNNNNNNNNNNNNNNNNNNNNNNNNNNNNNNNNNNNNNNNNNNNNNNNNNNNNNNNNNNNNNNNNNNNNNNNNNNNNNNNNNNNNNNNNNNNNNNNNNNNNNNNNNNNNNNNNNNNNNNNNNNNNNNNNNNNNNNNNNNNNNNNNNNNNNNNNNNNNNNNNNNNNNNNNNNNNNNNNNNNNNNNNNNNNNNNNNNNNNNNNNNNNNNNNNNNNNNNNNNNNNNNNNNNNNNNNNNNNNNNNNNNNNNNNNNNNNNNNNNNNNNNNNNNNNNNNNNNNNNNNNNNNNNNNNNNNNNNNNNNNNNNNNNNNNNNNNNNNNNNNNNNNNNNNNNNNNNNNNNNNNNNNNNNNNNNNNNNNNNNNNNNNNNNNNNNNNNNNNNNNNNNNNNNNNNNNNNNNNNNNNNNNNNNNNNNNNNNNNNNNNNNNNNNNNNNNNNNNNNNNNNNNNNNNNNNNNNNNNNNNNNNNNNNNNNNNNNNNNNNNNNNNNNNNNNNNNNNNNNNNNNNNNNNNNNNNNNNNNNNNNNNNNNNNNNNNNNNNNNNNNNNNNNNNNNNNNNNNNNNNNNNNNNNNGATTTTGGGAGGGTTCCAATCGAATAGATCTCTGTCTTCCCACAGTGTCTCTCCTGTGGTAATTATATTCGAATTTTCTTGGTTGTCCCCTGATGATGAGGCTCCAGAATTCATgctttttatgaatttatccatagtattagattttcatattttgatcTTTCGAATCAGACAACGATTTATTGCGGCACAATAAAGTCAAGTAAGCCGACTTATAACGTGTCGAAGTTCGATTCACAAACTATGAACTTCTAAATATGGATATACTCAAGATTTgcatggctctgataccattttgTACCAGGATATCACAAaccaagaataatttgaatataacaaCCATATTTGAAACTATGTAAGGAATTATAAAGATCCAAAAAGATtgaattataacaataaattatataaagtcAAGTAATTATACATCAACAGAATAAATTTATGAGGTAAAAATTAAGGCAATTATGAGTTCAAGAAAAACTTACTTGGATATCCGAATTTGTTTACACAGAATCTACAGAAACTTTGTTGGATGTACAAAGATACTAATCATCCAAGACATCATATTTTTGTAGGAAGTGAATGAAGAGGAAATAAATGAAGTACAATAGAAGGAACTTGAAAGAAGAGATGAAGAACAAGAGGGAGAACTTGAATGAAGCAAATGCTAGAAAGAGTATGAGAATAGTTCTCTCAAATGAGTTGTGTGCTTCTTCCCACAAATGGCTCCATTTATAGAAATGCTTGGCCTTCATCATATAGTTGAATTATTGCTGTTTGTGGCTGTCCATCAAACCTCCATGATGCTGCAAGTTGACTGGAAAAGCTGATATGAATTTTcgaattttttgatttttgatttttgatttttgatttttttttcacatcaTGATTACATCATGATTACATCATTTTCTAATTGAAATTTGTTACAacaatttattacaataataataaattacattaaaccgAACTTTTACGGaattggactaaaaatgccGAAACAgtcatcttcattttcatctccaaGGTGAGTTGGTGGTGGTGAATCTTCCTTGTCACATTGAATTTCctcaagaattttttgcatttcttcAGTTGTTGTTGCTTTTGCAATTCTTGCggacaaattatttttcttcaataaaaattgttcctGTTCTGAATTGAATTCTTTACCAAGAATTGTTGTCGTTTTGCACATCGTGGGATTTTGCTTGAACCACTCCAATATTGCTGTTTGTTCAAAGGTTTCTGTGTTCATTTTGTCCCACCATTTTACACAACATTTTTTCCCTAAGGAAAATATGATTGTATCTTCATCAATTTGAATGGGCTTGAATTGGGGCTCAATTTTCAGAATCCAGGTCAGATTAAATTGGACATAGAACTTGAGTAAATTGGGGAGATGTTTTCCTGGAAACATACTGgttttgagattttctttGAAGAATTGGAATGCATCTTGGACTGGTTTAGGAAGAATATGTGGTTCTGGGCCAAAATAGTACCACCATCTGACAAACCAGTTTGGAATTTTTTCGGGAGAAATTTTGGTgccaaaaaggaaataaaaggacatggtatttttctcattttgttttaGAAGGAAATGTTGGAAGGCTTTGATATAGTCCTAATAAGATATcaaaggatattttttatttggtatgTTTTTGAGCTCATAGGGACTTTTTCCCCAATCTGTCAAAGAAAGGATGgagtttatgaaaatttttcggTAGCCAATTTGTGAGGAGTTGGCTGGGGCTCCTTTGTGAggcatattttgaataaagatGGATCTGGTAGAGACAAGAATGTCTTCATAGAATTGTTGGGTTTTTTGAGGATCTTCATAAATCCTGTTGTGATCTTCATCGAGAATCATTGTTGCCATTAAAACATGATTGTCTTGGGTTTGGTCATTTATCCACTCATCCTCAATTATGCAATCGAGGTGGAAATctgttttctcaaaatatggGGAAACTGGTGAATTTGATTGAGAACTGATAGGCCTAGCAGTAGAAGTACCTGCTATGTCTTTATAGGTTTGAGTAAGTTTGAAAGGTGCCAAAGGAATTGGTTTTCCCAAAGGGGTAAATCTGTTGACAATTTGAATGGGAGTTTGTGTTTTTTGGGTTGTTTGAGCGAGACTTTGTGTTTTTGGTTGGAGAGATGGGGGTAAAATTCGTAATGGTTTTGGATTTTGTGGGATTTGTGgctttgaaatttgaagattttgagGTCTCAATTGGGTCTTCTCTGGTGTTAGAGAAGGGTATTCTAATTTGAGAATTTGGGTGTTGGTTTTTGCTAAAGGACTTACCTTTAGCTTTGAATCCTCTCCTGATTTCGACATCCCTGCAAAAACTCTCTTGTCAAGTAGTCAGGAATGTGATTATGAActcctttaatatattcaatatcaaaatcaaatacagaTAGTAAAGCTTGCCATCTTgcaaaaatttgttttgaaactAGATTTTTAACATCTTTTGTAAGTACATCTTTTGCAGCTCGACAATCAatttttagaagaaatttTTGATTTAACAAATCGTCTTGGAATTTAGAAATGCACAAtacaatagataatatttcttttttttattgtaggaTAATTTTTCTGAGCTGTAGTTTTCCAAACTCCagaataatatcttattattgtttctttattgttaataatttgacTAAGAATACCTCCATATCCTAGTTCGGATGCATCTGTTTGTACAATTTTTGGTGCATTTGGATGACATATACTTAAACAAggaatttctttaatttctatttttaattttttcactaaatCTGTGTGGATTTGGGTCCAAGGAGGTGGTGGAGTTTTTAATCTCTCATATAATGGTTTACATATTTGTCTaagatttggataaaaatctgAAACATAATTTAGACTTCCTAAGAATCTTTGTAATTGAGTTTTGTCTAAGATTTGATCtggaaaattttctccaaaagttAGAGATCTTTGAATTGGGACAATGGTTCCCTGATGGATTTGGTGTCCTAAAAATNNNNNNNNNNNNNNNNNNNNNNNNNNNNNNNNNNNNNNNNNNNNNNNNNNNNNNNNNNNNNNNNNNNNNNNNNNNNNNNNNNNNNNNNNNNNNNNNNNNNNNNNNNNNNNNNNNNNNNNNNNNNNNNNNNNNNNNNNNNNNNNNNNNNNNNNNNNNNNNNNNNNNNNNNNNNNNNNNNNNNNNNNNNNNNNNNNNNNNNNNNNNNNNNNNNNNNNNNNNNNNNNNNNNNNNNNNNNNNNNNNNNNNNNNNNNNNNNNNNNNNNNNNNNNNNNNNNNNNNNNNNNNNNNNNNNNNNNNNNNNN comes from Sesamum indicum cultivar Zhongzhi No. 13 linkage group LG10, S_indicum_v1.0, whole genome shotgun sequence and encodes:
- the LOC105172509 gene encoding pentatricopeptide repeat-containing protein At1g10270 (The sequence of the model RefSeq protein was modified relative to this genomic sequence to represent the inferred CDS: added 45 bases not found in genome assembly), with amino-acid sequence QEESLFFHASTSRSSSISTTTISLCRLLLVRSLRRYSSASNSFPFPFHSPIPHTSNQEPQYPNPPSVPNHFYSPSPDASNSHYNPNITAPAAESSNYNHSPQFSTSAAPNHFYSPDASNYHYNPHAPAPSAESSNYYQNPQFSTSAPPNQSHFPTSTTTNFPASNHSHFPISSTTNSAAAPASAPFVPQRSYGFSSAEEAAAERRRRKRRLRIEPPLYALRPNPQTPPPNANNPDKPRLPDSTSALVGPRLNLHNRVQSLIRAGDLDSASYVARQSVFQSIRPTVFTCNAIIAAMYRAKRYNDAKALFQYFFRQFNIIPNIVSYNNLIVSHCESNEIEDALKVYEYILENAPYSPSAVTYRHLTKGLIDAGRINDAVDLLREMLHKGHGADSLVYNNVILGFLNLGNLEKANELFDELKERCTVYDGVVNATFMDWFFNQGKPKEAMESYRDLMARNYRMVPATRNVLLETLLRHGKKKEAWDLFHDMLDDHTPPTFQAVNSDTFNMMVNECFKEGKVDEAMDVFKRAGKGVKSKPFQMDVAGFNNMMARLCELEMMDEAEQYYKQLCDKSLSPDVNTYRTLIDAYIKVDKVDSMLEKYTKMVEAGLRVIPPYANKWFGFLIEKGKAADCLPILSKMIDREPKPDVMTYDIVIRGLAKEGNFDATANLVRDMMNQGIGTTASLKEFVLDVFEGLGRRAEIENILNRFPSPFPPQRPFLGPRGPPRVMRPPEMVEQGVRSPAMPWQTSSPQQMSFPNQFTEQTRQPQMTEHVARPHPIPEQEAGFPRMAEQSAS